The DNA region ATCAGAGAACGCACTCAATAGTGAGGACCCGGTCTTGGTGATGCATAGCCCCATGTCCAAAGTAGAATGAAGATAACGCAAGATGCGTTTAACCGCCGCCCAATGAATTGTTGTTGGTGCGGATAAAAATTGGCACACTCTATTAACAGAGAACGAGATATCCGGCCGAGTCAAGGACAAATATTGGAGAGCTCCAACAACACTGCGATAGCGTGTAGTGTCTTCACTTGATAGGGGATCACCACTCTTGAGAAATAATTTTTCATTAGGAAGCATAGGAGTTGGAACATCATTGCAGGAGGACATGTTTGTGCGCTGTAGCAATTCTTGAATATATTTGCGTTGTGTCAAGACGAGGCTGGTGGAGGTGTGATGTACCTCAATACCAAGAAAATATCCAAGATTACCAAGATCTTTTACTGCAAAATCAGTCTCAAGTTGAGTGAGAAGGCGATCCGTAGCCGATGACGAAGAGCTCATAATAAtgatatcatcgacatagatgAGAATATACATCTTAACACCGCCTTTGTtgaagaaaaatagagaaacatcGGCCTTGGAAGCATAAAACCCCAGCTGTAATAATTTGCCGCTCAGGCGAGAAAACCAGGCACGAGgggcctgtttgagaccatataATGATTTATCAAGCTTGCATATATAAGTTGGATGAGCGGAATCAACAAAACCAGGTGGCTGCTTCATATATACATCTTCTTTAAGATGGCCATGTAAAAAGGCATTCTGAATGTCAATCTGGCGAAGAGACCAGCCACGAGAGACTGCAAGGGATAATAGCAACCGGATGGTGGTGGGTTTGACAACCGGGCTGAAtgtatcatcataatcaacTCCATATTGTTGCTTAAATCCCTTGGCTACCAGTCGGGCTTTATAACGATCAATAGAACCATCAGCTTTGTGCTTGAGtttgaaaatccacttgcaaTCAATTATATTGAGACCGGGACGTGGGGGTATCAAATGCCAAGTCTTGTTCTTGATAAGAGCCTGGAATTCCTTATTCATTGCTGACTGCCATAGGGGATTTGCTAGAGCGGTGACATGTGATGTGGGAACTGCATCAGTAGTTCGGACTGCAGAATAGGTAACTGTACCATCAGTGCGTATTTTTGGTTGCCGGAGATTATGACTTAATCTTGTGCGGTGGGGATGTGCAGGAGGATTGTGTGGAGCTGCTTCCAATTCTGCAACAGGCTGAGGCGCGACATTTGGCGTAGGGCCCGCCTGGTCTGCTGACGCGGGGCCCGCCTGATCTGCTGACGCGTCGGGTGGCTGTGCCGCAGGGGACACGGGCGGGGAGCGCGGGGAGCGCTGGCCAGCCTGGTGCGCGTCCGCGGGCGAAGACTGCGGAAGCGGTTGTTGGCGCGGGGTACCAGGCACGGCAGTGGTCGGTGCTTCCATCAAAATAGCTCCGGGATTTTCAGCTGCATGCATAAAATTTCCAGGGAATATATGTATATGGTTAGTGTTCAAATTAACGCTGCTACTGTCCATGTTGGGTGCAACGTTGGATGAAGGAATATTGGAGAAGGGAAATTTTGTCTCATCAAATATGACGTCGCGCGAGATGTAGATGCGACCCGAATCCATGTCAAGACATTTGTATCCCTTATGAAGACCACTATAGCCCAAAAACACACAAGCTTTGGATCGAAAGGACAGTTTGTGTTGATTATAGGGTCGTAGATGTGGCCAGCATGCGCAACCAAAAATTCGTAGCATAGAATAATTTGGTGGGGTTTTGAAGAGGCGTTCTAGCGGACACAGGTTGTCAAGGACTCGGGTGGGTAAACGATTGATGAGATATGTGGCAGTGAGAaaagcttcatcccaaaattttATTGGAACCGATGCATGAGCAAGGAGAGCAAGCCCAGTTTCCACAATGTGACGATGCTTTCGTTCGGCCGACCCATTTTGTTGATGTGTATGCGGACAAGAAACATGATGGGCTATACcaagatttttaaaaaattggttATGAAGTTTTTGATATTCTCCCCCCCAGTCAGATTGAACACGTTTGATTTTAGTGTCAAGGAGACGCTCAACATGGGCTTGAAACTGTAGAAAAATGCGTTGAGCCTCAGTTCTATCATGCATCAAATATATCCAGGTAAACTTAGTAAAGTCATCAATGAAACTTATATAATATTTGTAGCCACCAACAGATACTGGAGCAGGGCCCCAGACATCAGAAAAAATGAGTTCTAAGGGAGCAGTAGAACGATGAACAGCATGTGTATAAGGAAGTTGATGACTTTTGCCTAATTGACACGCATTACAAACTGAGGAATTGGACTCCTTGACATGGGGAAGTTTATTCAAATGTAAAATGGATCGCACGACGGGGGTGGAAGGGTGGCCAAACCGAGCATGCCACTGTTCAGACGACACCTTGGCAGTAAGGAGGGCTTGCTTGAAGAACTCAACATCGGAGGGCTTGATGGGGTAGAGACCGGATTCAGATCTTCCTTCCAGAAGAACTTGCTTCGTTGCCTTGTCCTTTATAAGAAAATGATAAGGATGGAATTCAAAGAATATATTATTATCACGAGCAAGTTTATGAACAGAAAGAAGATGTTTGGATATATCAGGAACATGAAGCACATTATTTAGGGCAATAGGACGTGTAGCAGTATTAAACGAACAAGAACCAATATGCATAATATTCAAACCTGTCCCGTTGCCAATTTGCACCGATTCGCCACCGTGGTACTGTTCCCGAAGGGCTAGGCGGTCAAGATCACTTGTTATGTGATCTGTAGCCCCCGTGTCAACGTACCAATTGGGGTCGATCTTGTAAGAAGAGGTAGTAGCCATCGCAGCGGACGGTTGATCTTCCTGGAACGATTCATCCATCCTGTACCAGCACTTGATGGCCGTGTGACCAGTGCGCCCACAGATCTGACAGGTGGGGCGAGAGGAGCCTGGCGAGGAGGCGGGTCTGTGCCCGCGACCCTGAAAGGGCGCCCCACCGCGGCCTCGGGAATCGCCGCGCCCAGGAAAACCGCCACGCCCACGTCCGCGCTGCGGATGGCCGCGACCAGCAAAATTGGCCTGGGCGCCAATGTTGATCTTCGTCTCCGCCTGAGACTGCAATTGGCGAGCCTCGTACGCCAAGAGATAGGAATAGACGTCGTCAAGCGACAGCGCCTCCGTTTTGGTGGTCATCGAAGTGACGAATGAATCATAATCCGAGGGGAGGCCGGCGAGAAGATAGGCGATGATCTCGTCATCGCGGAGAGGCGCGTCGGCTGCAGCCAATTCAGACGCGAGCGACTTGATTTTGCGAAAGtagtcggcggcggagagaTCATTTTTCTTGGCGACGGCAAGATTAATGCGGACTTGGACGGCACGGGCGCGGGTGGCAGAAGAGAACATCCTCTTGAGGATGTCCCATGCTTCTTTGGATGTGGTGGCGGTAACAACATCTTGGAGCATGTCTTCCGacatggaggagaggaggccaCTAAGCAATTGCTGGTCTTGGTCATACCAGACGCCATAGGCGGGATTGGGGACGAGGTCGGCACCCTCGGCAGTGGAGGCGGGAACTTGCTGTGCCGGCGCGGTGATCGTCCCGTCAATGAAACCGATCAGTTTAGTGCTCCGAAGATACGGCAGAAGCTGGGCGCGCCATAAAGTGTAATTGGTTTTGTTAAGCCGAATGGTAACGGCATGATGGATGGGGATAGGAGCGAAAGTTGTGGTGGAGGAGAGACttgtagaggaggaggaagaggaggaggaggaagaagaagttgTTGTCGACATGATTAGACGACTGGCTCTGTTACCATGTTGGAGGAAATGGCGCTGCTTTACCTCTCTGGGTCAGCGTGCCTCATTCATATAGATGTTTGGGAATCAACCAATCAAAGGAAAGATTACATGCGTGGCTCATGGCTCACGGCAATAGGAGACGCAGCTCCAATCAAGGGATTAGCTCCTGCTAAATATACATGATGCGCATATAGCCCTTGCTAAATATAGATGATACACTTCTATGTTTAACACGAGTAAGTAGCAATGATGACTAGCAAAAGAAAACAGCAAGTAAAACAAAAAGTACTTCAAAAGATATGTATACTAAAATATAACTCTACCTAAGGCGATTAAAACACAGTTTTCTATTTAGCTCATGGATCACGAGCCTTTGCCAAGTACACTGCTCCAAATATAGTACCACAAATTTCCATCGTCGTTTCAAGGTGAGTTCCTTGCCGGTGTTCACTCTCACCGTTGGTCCATGGATTAATAAAGAGGATTAATAAGCGGCACGGCACTGGTCGCACGTGCCACGGCAGTGGAAATCGAACCGATCACCTCTACGTCGCTCCGTTTAACCAGTGCAGTTGCCGTCCTCGACGCCAGCAGGACAGGAACCCCACGGCGACGGCGAGTACGACAACGAGTAGTTGCCACTGAATTTTGGTACAATCCGGTCATTTTCTGCTAGTTACACCATCTTGTTCAAGGTGTACTTGTGTCTTGTATCTCGCTGGTAGAAAATGCATCGAATACGTACGCGGGCCTGTTTAGAAACCGAGAAATAAAGAGGAAAGAAAGGGGAAGATTGTGCATCTAAAAGGTTGTGTTTGTGATGTGTCTGGTGAGAACTCTAGAAATCTTACGCAACAAAGAACAATTACGGAGAATTAATATATGTATCTCTTAATAACTAAGAGAACATGTCTTAGATCATTACCGAATCATGTCTAGCTTAGACGAAGAGATGACGTAGAGATCTTGTAGCTTCGGAGGACGACCAACCTAAGAAGCCAGTCATTGTATTTGTAGACAGTGGCTCTTGAGTCATCTCGAAAGTTGATGGCTCTCTCACTCTCAGCAGACAGCTGCCGCCGCGTGCCACGTCATGCCATACGCCAAACCGCTCAGCACGAGGGGAAGGGCGGAAACAGGCATGGTGCCGGCAAATTTTGTATTTTAGACAACATACGGTaccgtatttgcgaaaatagacaacagtttagcgtatttacaaatttagcactcgtattcggaaCCTCAGTTACCGAATACTCGATTTTGGAACctcagaatccgaaaacagcACGGACCCACTgttttcggcaactcagttaccgaatacggtactgttcaccgtattcggcaactcagttaccGAAAACACAGTAAACAGTACCGTATTCAACAAAAAACACagtaaacagtgccgtattcggcaactgagttgccgaatacggcctgtCAGTCTGCCGCGCCGGGACGAGTGGCAGCGCTACAGTaaagaagctagcaagctaGCGTCTGAGCTAGGAAGGCATAGAAATGCcggtttttttatttaattcgtgaatttttttagtacaaaaatagtccaaaaattctaaacgttttcatgagcaaattagagatcactagcaacccattttaattagtttggttcaaaaagcctgagccaatatttaaatAGAATTATCCTAATAAACCAACTTTTATAaactctagcaaattttaatacctcaaataaattcacaaaaatctagaaaaattcactaatattcttctaatgtggtgtaataatttataaaaatattttcaaccctatgttatttggtgaaaaaatgagttcctttgtaatgatctatttatatgcattttcatcatttcatgtgatattcgctttttaattcaatttgaataaaaaaaattcaaatatacacAATACCTTGGTTTTCAGATTAATTAAAAATGCTCAATATAATATGTTGCCGGCACCAAGCTGACAACGTCAGGCAATAAACAGTTGGTATGAACAGTTCCTGGAGTCTCATTTGGCCTCACCTCAGCTTGTGACTGAAAAAGACACGTGCCGGCAACATattatattgagaatttttgaattaatctgagaaccaaggtattatgcatgtttaaatttttttatttaaattgaattaaaaagcgaatatcacatgaaataatgaaaatacatataaatagatcattacaaaggaactcattttttcaccaaataacatagggttggaaacatttttataaattattacaccacattagaagaatattagtgaatttttctagatttttgtgaatttatttgaggtattaaaatttgctagagttTATAAAAGTTGGTTTATTAGGataattctaattaaatattggctcaggctttttggaccaaactaattaaaatgggttgctagtgatctctaatttgctcatgaaaacgtttagaatttttggactatttttgtattcCAAAAAAATTCgcgaattaaataaaaaaaccgGCATTTCTATGCCTTCCTAGCTCAGACGCtagcttgctagcttctttACTGTAGCGCTGCGACTCGTCCCGGCGCGGCAGACTGGacaggccgtattcggcaactgagtcgccgaatacgacactgtttaCTGTGTTTTTGGTAACTCAGTtgtcgaatacggcactgtttactGTGTTTTCggtaactgagttgccgaatacggtgaacagtatcgtattcggtaactgagttgccgaaaacAGTGGGTCCGggctgttttcggattctgagGTTCCAAAATCGAGTATTCGGTAACTGAGGttccgaatacgagtgctaaatttgtaaatatgctAAACTGTTGTCTATTTTCGTAAATACGGTACCGTATGTTGTCTAAAATACAAAATTGCCTGTCTCGCACATCCTAAATTAGTCTTCAAAGTAGATTTCAGCTTAAGGATGCGGtgctaaaaaataaaataaaataaaaaaaggccGAAACGGCAAACATCCCTATGAAAATCTAATTCGACATGATTGAAAGTGTTGAAAGTGACGACAGACAAGTTTGAATTTTGTAGAAGAGAAAATAATTTGAGCTAAAACGGTGATAAATCGGTTTATCACGTCTACCGGTGAACCGAATAAAACAATTTACTATTTTTATcagtattttatttaaatttttttaaatttatttaaattttattggtATATCTGATAAAATATATTTACCCGTGCTCTCCAGTAAATCCGGGAAAAAAACCAGTTTTGCAGAGCATCCACAGGAGCCACGATATAACAAGGTGGAAGAATAGAACGAAACGGAACGACCACACCAACCAGTAAGGCTCCTCTCCTCCCGTCCTGCCAAGAATAGGCGACAATGGCCGATAAGGGCGATACGGCGGCCATGGCCGTCCTTGGTAAGAACTAGGaggaagaacttcttgattatTCCTGTAAACCCTTTCTGTTTCTGGCtttcttgtttgcttgtttgattGACGCTTCGATCGGCTTATTCATCATTGCTTCCTCGGATGCACGGCAGGCTGGTCGCCTTCTTGGATTTGTGGGCGGCAGGACGGGTGGCTCACCGTCGCATCGCTGTGCGTGCAGAGGAGCCTGATCGACTGCGTCAATGTGGTGCTCCTCGTCGCCTACGTCTCTGCGCTGGTTGCCGCCTGCGTCCCGCTGCAGCGCGCCGGCCGGAGGAGCAGCTGTTGCGGGTGGCGGTGGGAGGTGCTCATGGTATCCGTGTGCTGCGTCGCGGCTGCCGCAGGGTACGGCGTCACCGGTTTCCAGGATGCCTCAAACATCGCGGCGGTGGCTCCTTACTTCGTCAGGGGGTTGGTCTGGGTCGTCCTGGCGGCTTCGTTGCACGTCCAGCCGACGAGGCCGGCGAGGGCCGTCGCCGTCCTCTGGTGGGGCCTCTTCTCGTTGCTCATCACCGCGTACAATGTGGAGCTCCTTGCCGGGGGCCTCCGGCTCGACGTCGCAGAAGCAATAGCGTGGCCGGCGAACTTCCTCCTGCTTCTCTGCGTCCTCGACTCACTGCTCCGGCGAAGCCACGGGCACCACCAGGACGCCCCCAACGACGACGGCTTGTCGGAGCCTCTGATCGACAAGGACAAAGCGGTGCAGTACTCGGAGCTGTACCGGGCTGGCCTGTTCAGTCAGCTCGCCTTCTCCTGGCTGAACCCTCTGCTCCGTCTCGGCCGCTCCAAGGTGCTAGACCTCGCCGACGTCCCGCTCATCGCCGGCGAGGACAGCGCGCAGAACGCCTCGCAGAAGTTCGCCGAGGCCTGGAGCCGCCATGTGCACGACAAGGCGAGGAGCCGCCGGagcagcagcctcgccctcgTCTTGTTCAAGTGCTTCCTCGGGGAGATCGCGCTCACCGGCTTCTACGCCTTCCTGAGAATGCTGTCTATAGCGGTGTCCCCTCTACTGCTCTTCGCCTTCGTGTGGTACAGCAACCAGGAAGAGAGGGACCTCCGCGCCGGCCTGCAGCTCGTCGGCTGCTTGCTGCTCATGAAGCTCGTCGAGTCGCTATCGCAGCGGCATTGGTTCTTCGACTCGAGGAGGACCGGGATGCGCATCCGGTCTGCGCTGATGGCGGTCATCTTCCAGAAGCAGCTCAGGCTGTCTAGCCAAGGGAGGAAGAACCACTCCACCGGCGAGATCGTCAACTACATTGCGGTCGACGCGTACCGGCTTGGCGACGCCATCAGCTGGCTGCACATGGGGTGGAGCTCGCCACTTCAGCTAGCCTTTGCAGTGGGCACGCTCTTCTGGGCACTGAAGCTTGGGGCTCTTCCCGGTCTAGCCCCCCTCGTCATCTTCGGCTTCCTCAACGTGCCGTTCGCGAAGATCTTGCAAGGGTACCAGGCAAAGTTCATGGTTGCGCAGGACGAGAGGCTCCGGTCGACGTCCGAGATACTGAACAGCATGAAGATCATCAAGCTGCAGTCATGGGAGGAGAAGTTCCGGCACGTCATCCAGTCGCTCAGGGACGCCGAGTTCAGATGGCTGAGCGAGACCCAAATGAAGAAGGCCTATGGAGCGGTCATGTACTGGATGTCCCCGACGGTCGTCTCCGCAGTGATGTACACCGCGACGGCGATCATCGGGAGCGCACCCCTGAATGCCAGTACACtcttcactgtcttggccaccctGAGAGTCATGGCTGAGCCGGTGAGGTTTCTTCCTGAGATCCTCACAATAATGATCCAGTACAAGGTGTCGTTAGACCGTATCGAGAAGTTCCTCCTCGAAGATGAGATCAAAGAGGAGGATGTGAGGAGGGAACCTTCTAATGACTCTGACATCAGAATTCAAGTCCAAGATGGAAATTTCAGCTGGAATGCAAGTGGGGCTCATCTGTCACTTTGGAATGTTAACCTTAGCATCAGTAGAGGCGAGAAAGTGGCCGTCTGCGGCCCGGTTGGCTCAGGGAAATCTTCACTCCTGCATGCGTTACTTGGGGAGATACCTAGGATATCAGGATCAGTAAGTGACAGAGAAATCGATGCTCTTTAATTTTATGCAGGTACAAAGATTTCAACTATATATGTTATACCTGAGAACATGACAAAACTGTGTTTTGCAGGTTGAGGTATTTGGCTCAGTGGCATATGTTTCACAGAACTCCTGGATACAGAGTGGGACTGTCCGCGACAACATACTCTTCGGGAAGCCGTACAACAAGGAACTGTATGAGAAGGCAATCAAGGCTTGTGCTCTGGACAAGGATATAGAAAATTTTGATCATGGAGACCTGACAGAGATTGGTCAGAGAGGACTCAACATGAGTGGAGGCCAGAAGCAAAGGATTCAGCTGGCTAGAGCCGTCTACAATGATGCAGATGTTTATCTCCTGGATGACCCTTTCAGTGCAGTTGATGCACACACCGCTGCGGTTCTTTTCTATGTAAGCTGCAAATGTCCTCCTTAATCTGTATCCCGTAAAGCAAGCCGTTTTCTGCTGCACGCAGTTCTAATGGCAATGTTCTTGCAGGATTGTGTAATGACGGCACTTGCAGAGAAGACGGTTTTTCTTGTGACCCACCAAGTTGAATTTCTAACTGAAACTGATAGGATTCTGGTAAGTTGATCTTCCGAACATGATTGTTTATGGCTCTTTATATCGAAGATCCTTGTGTCATAAACTGCCTTTGCTGTGACAGGTAATGGAAGGAGGTAAAGTTGGTCAACAAGGGAAATATTCAGAACTACTGGAATCTGGGACAGCATTTGAGAAGCTGGTTTCTGCTCACCAATCTTCGATCACAGCATTGGATACTAGTGCCAGCAACCAGAACCAAGTTCAAGGGCAACTGGTGTCTGATGATAACATAGTGCCAAGTGCATTGCAGGCTACAAGGCAGGCTAGCGACATCGAAATCTCTGCAAAAGGGCCTTCAGCAGTCATCCAGCTgacagaagaggaggagaaggggatcGGCGTCCTGGGATGGAAGCCATACAAAGACTACATAAATGTCTCCAAGGGCACTTTCCAATTCTCAGGCATGTGTGCTTCTCAGGTGCTCTTCACATGCTTTCAGATCATGTCCACATACTGGTTGGCGGTAGCTGTTCAGATGGATAACGTCAGTGCTGCACTTCTAGTTGGGGCCTATTCTGGGCTCTCCATCTTCAGCTGCTGCTTCGCCTACTCTAGAAGCCTTTTCGCGGCTACTCTGGGGCTCAAGGCCTCCAAAGCATTCTTCAGCGGGCTAATGGATTCTGTTTTCAAGGCTCCAATGTCATTTTTTGACTCAACACCAGTGGGAAGAATTTTAACAAGGGTATGGGCTTTATTTTAATCGTCTTATTTAAAAAAACTCGATCACCCTAAAAGAAACTAGGTAGTATTATAAATAATAAGAAATATACACTTAAATTCGCGTCGAGGAGAACTCAAATCTACATACTCAACCAACTGAGCTTAGCTCAGTTCCTTATTGTCTTATTTACAAAACAAGATCATAAAAATAACAAGCTAGTTCTAAATTTTCAAAAAGGAAAAGGTTAAATTCAAGTCCTTATCTACGCAGGCATCTTCAGATTTAAGCATTCTGGACTTCGACATACCTTACTCCATGGCTTTTGTGGCCACGGGCGGTATTGAGGTTGTAACTACAGTACTGGTCATGGGTACTGTAACTTGGCAAGTCTTGGTTGTAGCAATCCCAGTTACAATCACCATGGTATATGTTCAAGTCAGTATACATTGCTGCAAACAATTACTCTAGTTAGTTAAAAGAATGTATCTTGCGACTTTTCTGTGCTAACGCATAATTGTCAAAATATGAAAGAGGTACTATGTTTCATCAGCCAGAGAGCTAGTAAGAATCAATGGAACGACGAAGGCACCTGTCATGAACTATGCATCGGAATCAATTCTTGGTGTGGTGACGATCAGGGCGTTTACAGCAACAGAGAGGTTCATCCACAACAACATGAAGCTCATCGACACCGATGCAACGCTGTTCTTCCACACCGTTGCTGCGCAGGAGTGGGTGCTCATAAGAGTAGAGGCACTGCAGTCCTTGACAATACTTACATCAGCATTGTTCCTTGTTTTGGTTCCTCCAGGAGTAATTTCACCAGGTATCAATACAACCATTACGATGAGATCTTCCTTCTCAATTGTATCTTCGGGTAATCAGGGTTGATAAAACATTCCCATTATGAACTTTTTTCAGGCTTTGCGGGACTTTGCCTCTCCTATGCTTTGACGCTGACTTCAGCACAGGTCTTCTTGACAAGGTTCTATTCCTACTTGGAAAACTACATCATCTCAGTCGAGCGAATCAAGCAGTATATGCACCTCCCGTCGGAGCCACCAGCCATTATACCAGAAAATAGACCTCCAAGTTCATGGCCGCAGGAGGGAAGGATAGACCTGCAAGATTTGAAGGTAAATAACATAATAAGATGCTGAATTCTTTTTCACATAGTCCTATTGAACATCTCTGAGAAATGGACTCGGTGACTTGTACTTCATGAGCAGGTAAGATACCGTCCAAATGCACCACTTGTTCTCAAAGGAATCACTTGCGTTGTCGCTGCTGGGAACAAGATTGGGGTTGTAGGAAGGACAGGGAGCGGGAAATCAACGCTTATCAGCTCATTGTTCCGTCTCGTTGATCCTGCGGGTGGGAGGATACTTATTGACAAGTTGGATATCTGCTCTGTGGGCCTCAAGGATCTAAGGACTAAACTGAGTATTATCCCTCAAGAACCTACACTGTTCAGGGGAACTGTGCGCAATAATTTGGATCCCCTTGGCCTTCATTCCGACCAAGAGATTTGGGAGGTAAAAATTTCATGCCTGCAAAACTATAATGAGCTTAAGAATGGAAACATAAATTCCTGCATAATACATTTCCTAATACAATCATGTTAAATTAACCTTCTGTTACCATAAGCAGtagattatattttttaaagatgtcATCATGCAAAACTAAACTTTATTCTATATGCCTATATGAACAGTTACAGTTCATGTATTCTGATAGTACACTACTTACGATGAACATTTCAGGCCTTGGAGAAGTGTCAACTAAAAACAGCAATTAGCAGCACCCCTGCCCTTCTTGATACAGTAGGTAAGTGAAATTAGAAATTTTACCCTAGAAAAGTTCTGAGACTCATAAAAGAGACTGAACGTATCTGGTCTGTTCTTGTGGAATAACACCATGGCAGTGAGCGACGATGGCGATAACTGGAGCGCTGGACAGCGTCAGCTCTTCTGTCTTGGCAGGGTTCTCCTACGCAGGAACAAAATTCTAGTTCTAGATGAGGCAACAGCTTCCATCGACTCTGCAACAGATGCGATACTGCAGAAAGTCATCAGGCAACAGTTCTCGAGTTGCACAGTGATAACCATAGCTCACAGGGTTCCAACTGTGACAGACAGTGACAGGGTCATGGTACTTTCCTACGGTATGCTTTTTGACGGAAACTTTCTATGGTATGTTATACAGGACATTTCAGTCATATAGCATCTGCGGAAAGCTCCAACCCATTCCTCAGACTGCTctcaaaaaaagaaggaaaaaatccATTCCTCAGATTACCAGTAGATAGATAAACTATCAATGTCCTATATGATCTAACAGGAGATAGCTAATTCTATAAGGACGATATTTTCATGATGGTGATTTTCCAATTATGCAGGGAAGCTTCTGGAATATGAGACACCAGCCAAGCTGTTGGAAGACAAACAATCAGCCTTTGCTAAACTTGTGGCGGAGTATTGGGCTAATACCAGACGGAATTCAACATGATTCTACTATTGTGTCAGGGCATGATAAAAGATACGATCAATTCAATTAAGATACTGAAATCTTCTCAAACTGAATCTGTGAGAAGACTGGGCATGACCTATTCATTATTTGATTGGTGGAATTGCTGGAAATAAAGAAgtcaacaaaaaaaatgtaaCTCTGGCAGTGGGACCAATTTTCGGAGTTAGGGTTGATGGACAGAAGCTGGTTAATTGAACTACTCCAAATAAGCTATAAGGTGTTCAACTATTCATTTCAAAATGGAAAGGAAGATCCACTTTCAGAATGATAAATGGCATTTTCAGATCGATGTAAGATATTTTTTAGTAAGAAGAAAATGGAAGGTCGTGATTCAGTAGAATCTGTAGCCAAAGTATGCCACAACAATTATTACCATGTTCCTTGTGTACGCAATATTGATAAACTTAAAGATGATGGCTGTATAGAGTGAGAGGCGTATTGTTTTTCAAATAATTAAAGGACAGTGCCGAGATATAAGTTCAGCCTTTTATGTATTACAGTCATACCAAGATGAttctaaataaattaaaattacAAGACTTGCTCTTATCCAATTA from Phragmites australis chromosome 8, lpPhrAust1.1, whole genome shotgun sequence includes:
- the LOC133926898 gene encoding ABC transporter C family member 8-like isoform X1 — its product is MADKGDTAAMAVLGWSPSWICGRQDGWLTVASLCVQRSLIDCVNVVLLVAYVSALVAACVPLQRAGRRSSCCGWRWEVLMVSVCCVAAAAGYGVTGFQDASNIAAVAPYFVRGLVWVVLAASLHVQPTRPARAVAVLWWGLFSLLITAYNVELLAGGLRLDVAEAIAWPANFLLLLCVLDSLLRRSHGHHQDAPNDDGLSEPLIDKDKAVQYSELYRAGLFSQLAFSWLNPLLRLGRSKVLDLADVPLIAGEDSAQNASQKFAEAWSRHVHDKARSRRSSSLALVLFKCFLGEIALTGFYAFLRMLSIAVSPLLLFAFVWYSNQEERDLRAGLQLVGCLLLMKLVESLSQRHWFFDSRRTGMRIRSALMAVIFQKQLRLSSQGRKNHSTGEIVNYIAVDAYRLGDAISWLHMGWSSPLQLAFAVGTLFWALKLGALPGLAPLVIFGFLNVPFAKILQGYQAKFMVAQDERLRSTSEILNSMKIIKLQSWEEKFRHVIQSLRDAEFRWLSETQMKKAYGAVMYWMSPTVVSAVMYTATAIIGSAPLNASTLFTVLATLRVMAEPVRFLPEILTIMIQYKVSLDRIEKFLLEDEIKEEDVRREPSNDSDIRIQVQDGNFSWNASGAHLSLWNVNLSISRGEKVAVCGPVGSGKSSLLHALLGEIPRISGSVEVFGSVAYVSQNSWIQSGTVRDNILFGKPYNKELYEKAIKACALDKDIENFDHGDLTEIGQRGLNMSGGQKQRIQLARAVYNDADVYLLDDPFSAVDAHTAAVLFYDCVMTALAEKTVFLVTHQVEFLTETDRILVMEGGKVGQQGKYSELLESGTAFEKLVSAHQSSITALDTSASNQNQVQGQLVSDDNIVPSALQATRQASDIEISAKGPSAVIQLTEEEEKGIGVLGWKPYKDYINVSKGTFQFSGMCASQVLFTCFQIMSTYWLAVAVQMDNVSAALLVGAYSGLSIFSCCFAYSRSLFAATLGLKASKAFFSGLMDSVFKAPMSFFDSTPVGRILTRASSDLSILDFDIPYSMAFVATGGIEVVTTVLVMGTVTWQVLVVAIPVTITMVYVQRYYVSSARELVRINGTTKAPVMNYASESILGVVTIRAFTATERFIHNNMKLIDTDATLFFHTVAAQEWVLIRVEALQSLTILTSALFLVLVPPGVISPGFAGLCLSYALTLTSAQVFLTRFYSYLENYIISVERIKQYMHLPSEPPAIIPENRPPSSWPQEGRIDLQDLKVRYRPNAPLVLKGITCVVAAGNKIGVVGRTGSGKSTLISSLFRLVDPAGGRILIDKLDICSVGLKDLRTKLSIIPQEPTLFRGTVRNNLDPLGLHSDQEIWEALEKCQLKTAISSTPALLDTVVSDDGDNWSAGQRQLFCLGRVLLRRNKILVLDEATASIDSATDAILQKVIRQQFSSCTVITIAHRVPTVTDSDRVMVLSYGKLLEYETPAKLLEDKQSAFAKLVAEYWANTRRNST